The proteins below are encoded in one region of Maribacter aestuarii:
- a CDS encoding cellulose synthase family protein: protein MGLTIAYIIIAIYSISLLLIFFYSLAQLNLLVNYLGQKRQNQTAPKFNLLDPKEIPFVTIQLPVYNEEYVMERLLENIAKIEYPKSKLEIQVLDDSTDDSVDVTATRIAELQETGLDIQHIRRENRIGFKAGALKEGLKIAKGDFIAIFDADFMPSSDWLKKTVIYFKDEEIGVVQTRWGHINREYSTLTRIQAFALDAHFTLEQVGRNTKGHFINFNGTAGIWRKDCILDAGNWEGDTLTEDLDLSYRAQLKNWKFKYLEDVETPAELPVVISAARSQQFRWNKGGAENFRKTVWSVITAKNIPFKTKFHGVMHLLNSSMFLCVFIVAVLSIPSLYIKNIYGHMDWIFSLLSLFTISTIILFVCYWFTYKSIQGSSFDNFVDYIKLFFTFFSVALGFSLHNSIAVLEGHMGKRSEFVRTPKFNINSLTETWKGNKYLAKKLSPNMILEFGLMVYFLFGMYSAVPLNDFGLFPFHFMLFLGFSFVFFKSLTARA from the coding sequence TTACATCATCATTGCTATTTACAGTATTTCACTGCTATTGATTTTCTTTTATAGCTTGGCACAATTAAATCTTTTGGTCAACTATTTGGGTCAAAAAAGGCAAAATCAGACGGCCCCAAAATTTAATTTGTTGGACCCTAAGGAAATACCCTTCGTAACCATACAGCTTCCCGTTTACAATGAGGAGTATGTCATGGAACGTTTACTGGAAAATATTGCCAAAATAGAATACCCAAAAAGTAAACTGGAGATTCAGGTTTTGGACGACTCTACCGATGATTCCGTTGATGTAACCGCCACCAGAATTGCGGAACTGCAGGAAACTGGATTGGACATACAGCACATACGCCGCGAAAACCGCATTGGTTTCAAAGCGGGAGCACTTAAAGAAGGCCTTAAAATTGCCAAAGGGGATTTTATTGCAATTTTTGATGCGGATTTCATGCCATCTTCGGACTGGTTAAAGAAAACGGTCATCTATTTTAAAGATGAGGAGATTGGTGTGGTACAGACCCGTTGGGGGCATATCAATAGGGAATACTCTACTTTAACAAGAATACAAGCCTTTGCCTTGGATGCCCACTTTACCTTAGAGCAGGTAGGAAGAAATACCAAAGGACATTTTATCAATTTTAACGGTACGGCCGGAATTTGGAGGAAGGACTGTATCCTGGATGCCGGTAACTGGGAAGGTGATACCCTTACTGAAGATTTGGACTTGAGTTATAGGGCCCAGTTGAAAAATTGGAAATTCAAGTATTTGGAAGATGTTGAGACGCCCGCAGAGCTTCCTGTGGTTATCAGTGCTGCACGTTCACAACAGTTTCGTTGGAACAAGGGTGGTGCGGAAAACTTTAGAAAAACAGTTTGGAGCGTTATCACTGCCAAAAACATTCCTTTTAAAACTAAATTCCACGGAGTGATGCATTTATTGAACAGCTCCATGTTCCTGTGCGTATTCATAGTGGCGGTGTTAAGTATCCCCTCCTTATATATAAAGAATATATACGGTCATATGGATTGGATTTTCTCTTTATTGAGCCTGTTTACCATAAGTACCATAATTCTGTTCGTTTGTTATTGGTTTACTTACAAGAGTATACAGGGCAGCAGTTTTGATAATTTCGTGGATTATATTAAACTATTTTTCACCTTTTTCTCGGTGGCTTTGGGCTTTTCATTGCACAATTCCATAGCCGTTTTAGAAGGACATATGGGGAAAAGAAGCGAATTTGTACGCACCCCAAAATTCAATATCAATAGTCTTACTGAAACTTGGAAGGGTAATAAATACTTGGCCAAAAAATTGTCACCGAACATGATTTTGGAATTTGGTCTAATGGTCTATTTCCTATTTGGCATGTATAGCGCCGTGCCGTTGAACGACTTCGGTTTGTTCCCGTTCCACTTTATGTTGTTCCTTGGCTTCTCGTTTGTATTTTTCAAATCGTTGACTGCACGGGCATAA
- a CDS encoding DUF2200 domain-containing protein — MKVTPEHNERVAKLTFASVYPHYITKVEKKGRTKEELHQVIEWLTGFDEKRLQTLINEKVTFKTFFEKAQLNPNAHLITGVICGYRIEEIDNMLTRQARYLDKLVDELARGRKMEKILRKAK, encoded by the coding sequence ATGAAAGTAACTCCAGAACATAACGAACGTGTCGCTAAATTAACATTTGCTTCGGTTTATCCACATTACATTACCAAAGTGGAGAAAAAAGGCAGAACAAAGGAAGAACTTCATCAAGTAATTGAATGGTTGACAGGGTTTGATGAGAAGAGACTACAGACTCTTATAAACGAGAAAGTCACGTTCAAAACTTTCTTCGAAAAGGCGCAATTGAACCCGAATGCACATTTAATTACAGGTGTAATATGTGGGTATCGAATTGAGGAGATTGACAATATGCTGACCAGGCAGGCCAGATATCTCGACAAATTGGTAGATGAATTAGCCAGAGGACGGAAAATGGAGAAGATTTTGAGGAAAGCAAAATGA
- the speB gene encoding agmatinase, translating to MAKINLQGIQWDAKSSFQKGPAKAPALIRKALYNDSMNLYVENGFSIGKDILTDKGDFEINDYFDIEKITRNHLDNGTKLLSLGGDHSVTFPIIKAFHEHYPKLDILHIDAHADLYHEYEGDSYSHACPFARIMENGFAVKLVQVGIRTLNPHQTAQAKKYDVDIHEMKGLDLGSIPKFNNPLYISLDMDGFDPAFAPGVSHHEPGGLSSRQVLDLIQSINTTVVGADIVEYNPERDFQDMTAYLAAKMMKELIGKMLEH from the coding sequence ATGGCAAAAATAAACCTTCAGGGTATCCAATGGGATGCCAAATCGTCGTTCCAAAAGGGGCCCGCCAAAGCACCGGCTCTAATCCGAAAAGCCCTGTACAACGACTCCATGAACTTATATGTAGAAAACGGCTTTTCAATTGGAAAAGATATCTTAACTGACAAAGGGGACTTTGAAATCAATGATTATTTTGACATTGAGAAAATAACCCGTAACCATCTCGACAATGGGACAAAACTGCTATCCCTAGGCGGAGATCATTCCGTTACCTTCCCCATTATAAAGGCATTTCATGAGCATTATCCAAAACTCGATATTCTTCATATTGATGCCCATGCGGATTTGTATCACGAATATGAAGGTGATTCTTACTCCCACGCCTGCCCTTTTGCCCGTATTATGGAGAACGGTTTTGCCGTAAAGTTGGTACAGGTAGGTATTCGCACTTTAAATCCACACCAAACGGCCCAAGCAAAAAAATATGATGTGGACATTCATGAAATGAAAGGTTTGGACTTAGGGTCTATTCCAAAATTTAATAATCCCTTGTACATCTCTTTGGACATGGATGGTTTTGATCCCGCTTTTGCACCTGGCGTTTCCCATCATGAACCGGGCGGACTATCTTCTAGGCAAGTATTGGATTTGATACAAAGCATAAATACGACTGTTGTAGGAGCTGACATTGTAGAATATAATCCCGAAAGGGATTTTCAGGATATGACGGCCTACCTAGCGGCTAAAATGATGAAAGAGCTGATAGGTAAAATGCTGGAGCATTAA
- a CDS encoding mannosyltransferase yields MPKRLATYLKLHKVSLFLALLSIVFYYTFAYHLERTDFVRLISLYAALFFLCYKLIQFEKWNYKFLLGIGILFRLTFLLVEPNLSQDYFRFIWDGHLVSNFMNPYLNAPDQLISQSNLVIANAKELYDGMGSLSARHFSNYPPLNQFAFALAAVLGGKSILGSVIAMRGILIFADVGIFYFGRILLKNLNRSPHHIFWYFLNPLIIIELTGNLHFEGLMLFFFVWAMYLISVNKWQWAGLVYACSIAVKLVPLLFLPLFLKHLGFKKSILFFSSWAGLVCFFFYPFIRRSLSIITHKQ; encoded by the coding sequence ATGCCCAAAAGACTAGCGACATACCTCAAATTGCATAAGGTATCTCTTTTCTTGGCACTGTTGAGTATCGTGTTCTACTACACCTTTGCCTATCATCTAGAACGTACGGATTTTGTAAGATTGATAAGCCTCTATGCCGCACTTTTTTTTCTTTGCTACAAGCTTATCCAATTCGAAAAATGGAACTATAAATTTCTACTGGGAATTGGTATACTTTTTAGATTGACATTCCTCTTAGTAGAACCCAATCTTTCGCAGGATTATTTTCGATTTATTTGGGACGGACACCTGGTCAGTAATTTTATGAATCCCTATTTAAATGCACCGGACCAATTAATTTCTCAAAGCAATTTGGTTATTGCCAACGCAAAGGAACTTTACGATGGCATGGGCAGTTTAAGTGCGCGGCATTTCAGCAATTATCCTCCATTAAACCAATTTGCTTTTGCCTTAGCAGCCGTTTTGGGCGGTAAAAGTATCCTTGGTTCTGTAATTGCCATGAGAGGTATTCTCATTTTTGCGGACGTCGGTATTTTTTATTTTGGAAGAATATTATTAAAAAACCTTAACCGCTCCCCTCACCATATCTTTTGGTATTTTTTAAATCCATTGATTATCATTGAACTTACAGGAAACCTGCATTTTGAAGGGCTCATGCTTTTCTTTTTTGTTTGGGCAATGTATTTGATTTCTGTCAACAAATGGCAATGGGCTGGATTGGTATATGCCTGTTCCATTGCCGTCAAATTAGTTCCTTTGCTTTTCCTACCATTATTCTTAAAACACTTAGGCTTTAAAAAGAGTATCCTTTTTTTCTCATCGTGGGCGGGACTTGTTTGCTTCTTTTTCTACCCTTTTATTCGCCGGAGTTTATCGATAATTACTCACAAACAATAG
- a CDS encoding GNAT family N-acetyltransferase, producing MKLVVANESHFKYAQDICDTIGESAKVRGTGIAKRTPEYIQKKLQNGNAIIALDGETFAGFCYIEVWGHEKFVANSGLIVHPDYRGQGLAKKIKQRIFDLSREKFPNAKIFGITTGLAVMKINYELGYKPVTFSELTDDPEFWKGCQTCKNFDILTRTEQKMCLCTGMLHDPNLKPEIKKDKVNGKAFTRLKSIKEQLFLKKKTK from the coding sequence ATGAAACTTGTTGTTGCCAACGAATCACATTTTAAATATGCGCAGGACATTTGCGATACCATTGGAGAATCGGCAAAGGTCCGTGGCACCGGTATTGCAAAACGAACACCCGAATATATACAGAAGAAACTGCAGAACGGTAACGCTATAATTGCTTTGGATGGGGAAACATTTGCTGGCTTTTGTTATATAGAAGTTTGGGGACATGAAAAATTCGTTGCGAACTCTGGACTCATTGTACATCCAGATTATAGGGGACAAGGACTTGCCAAGAAAATTAAACAGCGGATTTTTGATTTAAGTAGGGAGAAATTTCCAAATGCCAAAATATTTGGAATTACCACTGGACTTGCCGTGATGAAAATCAATTATGAATTGGGCTATAAACCAGTAACTTTTTCTGAGCTTACCGATGATCCTGAATTTTGGAAAGGCTGCCAGACCTGCAAAAATTTTGATATCCTTACCAGGACAGAACAAAAAATGTGCCTCTGTACGGGCATGTTGCATGACCCGAACTTAAAGCCAGAAATAAAAAAGGATAAGGTAAACGGGAAAGCCTTTACTAGATTAAAAAGCATCAAGGAACAATTATTCCTAAAAAAGAAAACCAAATGA
- the argC gene encoding N-acetyl-gamma-glutamyl-phosphate reductase, producing MIKAGIIGGSGYTGGELIRILLHHPAVAIDFVYSTTRAGKAVTTAHPDLLGTTDLSFTGKVNHDVDIVFLCLGHGNSTKFLKEHPFSEDTKIIDLSNDFRLYADANFEGKQFIYGLPELNKSKIEAATYIANPGCFATAIQLALLPLAKARRLDGEVHINAITGSTGAGISPSSTSHFSWRNNNVSWYKPFTHQHLGEINESLRSLQKDSGDLFFLPTRGNFTRGILATAYTKFKGSLEEASDLYQEFYADVVFTHIAEEPIYLKQVVNTNHCHVHLHKHHDTLLITSAIDNLLKGASGQAVQNMNLIFGLEEDLGLNLKAGVY from the coding sequence ATGATTAAAGCGGGTATTATTGGAGGTTCTGGTTATACTGGTGGCGAGTTGATACGCATTCTTTTGCACCATCCAGCTGTAGCAATAGATTTTGTTTACAGTACGACCAGAGCCGGTAAAGCGGTTACCACAGCGCACCCCGATTTATTGGGCACTACTGATTTGTCCTTTACGGGAAAAGTAAATCATGATGTTGATATTGTCTTCTTGTGTCTAGGACATGGAAATTCAACTAAATTTCTAAAGGAACATCCATTTTCCGAGGATACTAAAATTATTGATTTAAGCAATGATTTTAGGCTCTATGCGGATGCAAATTTTGAAGGTAAACAGTTCATTTATGGCTTGCCGGAACTGAACAAGTCCAAAATTGAAGCGGCAACTTATATTGCAAATCCAGGTTGTTTTGCCACAGCAATTCAATTGGCCCTGTTGCCCTTGGCAAAAGCTCGTAGGTTGGACGGCGAAGTTCACATTAATGCAATTACCGGAAGCACCGGAGCGGGCATTAGTCCCTCCTCCACTTCCCATTTTAGCTGGCGAAATAATAATGTTAGTTGGTACAAACCCTTTACGCATCAGCATCTGGGGGAAATAAATGAAAGTTTGAGATCACTTCAAAAAGATTCAGGGGATTTGTTTTTCCTTCCTACCCGCGGCAATTTTACTAGAGGGATTTTGGCAACTGCCTATACCAAATTTAAAGGCAGTTTAGAGGAGGCTTCGGACCTATATCAGGAGTTTTATGCTGATGTGGTTTTTACACATATAGCAGAGGAGCCCATCTACTTAAAACAGGTTGTGAATACGAACCATTGCCATGTACATTTACATAAGCATCACGATACACTTTTAATTACCTCTGCAATCGATAATTTATTAAAAGGCGCTTCTGGCCAAGCCGTACAGAATATGAATTTGATATTTGGATTAGAGGAAGACTTAGGATTGAATTTAAAAGCGGGGGTTTATTGA
- the proC gene encoding pyrroline-5-carboxylate reductase, with protein sequence MKIAIIGTGNLGLSIAKGILHSNGATSMYLTKRNISDIQDFVKYGNVTVTTDNRKAVENSDILIFAVQPGHFAKILEDTKDLLTEKHVVISTITGFSISKIEDIIGKEQYIIRSMPNTAISVGKSMTCICSNEAGNKRIELAKAIFNRMGHSMEIPEGQMQAATVICASGIAFWMRLIRATTQGAIQLGFDAKEAQELAMHTANGAASLLIQSGNHPEEEIDRVTTPMGCTITGLNEMEHQGLSSSLIRGITASFEKINQIKKG encoded by the coding sequence ATGAAAATAGCCATTATAGGAACAGGGAATTTAGGCCTGTCCATAGCCAAGGGAATTCTACATAGCAACGGAGCTACAAGCATGTACCTCACAAAGCGAAACATCAGTGATATCCAAGATTTTGTAAAATATGGAAATGTTACCGTTACTACGGATAATAGAAAAGCAGTTGAAAATTCGGACATTCTGATTTTTGCCGTACAACCGGGACATTTTGCAAAAATTTTAGAGGACACCAAGGATTTGCTAACGGAAAAACATGTAGTCATATCTACTATTACCGGGTTCAGTATTTCAAAAATCGAGGATATTATTGGCAAGGAGCAATACATTATAAGAAGCATGCCGAACACGGCAATATCCGTGGGCAAGTCCATGACATGTATTTGCAGCAACGAAGCAGGGAACAAACGGATTGAACTTGCCAAAGCAATTTTTAACCGTATGGGGCACTCCATGGAAATACCCGAAGGTCAAATGCAAGCGGCAACAGTTATTTGCGCAAGTGGTATCGCCTTTTGGATGCGTTTAATACGCGCTACGACCCAAGGAGCCATCCAGTTGGGTTTTGATGCCAAAGAAGCACAAGAATTGGCTATGCACACCGCTAATGGCGCCGCAAGCCTACTAATACAATCCGGGAATCACCCCGAGGAAGAAATAGACAGGGTGACCACTCCCATGGGCTGTACGATAACGGGCTTGAACGAGATGGAGCACCAAGGATTGAGCTCATCACTAATTCGAGGTATTACGGCTTCATTTGAAAAAATCAACCAAATTAAAAAAGGATAG
- a CDS encoding aspartate aminotransferase family protein, which produces MNLFDVYPLYNVTPVSAKGIVVTDDKGEDYLDFYGGHAVISIGHSHPHYVRRIKEQLDKIGFYSNAVQNPLQSELAEKLGQLSGCEDYNLFLCNSGAEANENALKMASFQTGKSRVIAFKNGFHGRTSAAVAATDNEKINAPLNKQQKVTILPLNDIKSFRMEIEKGDVCGVIIEAIQGVGGLDEPSTVFYQEIARLCKTNDATLIADEVQSGFGRTGKFFGFQHHLDTQRSRSVQPDIISIAKGMGNGFPVGGILIHESIKASHGLLGTTFGGNHLACAATMAVLEVLEDEKLLKNAAKLEIYFKKKASEIPQVKRVKGRGLMLGLEFDFEVAGLRKKLIYDQHLFTGGAKDKNVLRILPALNITEEHLDIFFGKLKQELK; this is translated from the coding sequence ATGAACCTTTTCGACGTTTACCCTTTGTACAATGTGACGCCCGTATCCGCTAAAGGAATTGTAGTGACTGACGATAAAGGCGAGGATTATTTAGATTTTTATGGAGGCCATGCCGTCATATCCATAGGACATTCACATCCCCACTATGTAAGAAGAATAAAGGAACAGCTAGATAAAATAGGATTTTATAGCAATGCGGTTCAGAATCCGTTACAATCGGAGTTGGCAGAAAAACTGGGACAACTATCAGGTTGTGAGGATTACAATCTTTTCCTCTGTAATTCTGGGGCGGAAGCCAATGAAAATGCATTGAAAATGGCTTCTTTTCAAACTGGAAAATCTAGGGTTATCGCTTTTAAGAATGGCTTCCATGGCAGGACTTCCGCCGCCGTTGCGGCAACGGATAATGAAAAAATAAACGCACCATTAAATAAGCAGCAAAAAGTAACCATTCTTCCATTAAACGATATCAAGTCTTTTCGAATGGAAATAGAAAAAGGTGATGTTTGTGGGGTGATAATCGAAGCCATTCAGGGCGTTGGCGGATTGGATGAACCGTCCACCGTATTTTATCAGGAGATTGCCCGACTCTGCAAAACAAATGATGCTACGCTGATAGCGGACGAGGTACAATCAGGATTTGGACGTACCGGAAAGTTCTTTGGATTTCAACATCATTTGGACACTCAGCGGAGTCGAAGTGTGCAACCTGATATCATTTCCATTGCTAAAGGAATGGGAAATGGCTTTCCCGTAGGCGGTATCCTCATCCATGAAAGTATAAAGGCAAGCCACGGTCTACTAGGAACTACTTTTGGGGGAAATCATTTGGCGTGTGCGGCTACGATGGCCGTACTGGAAGTTTTGGAAGATGAAAAATTACTTAAGAACGCTGCAAAATTGGAAATATACTTTAAAAAGAAAGCGTCAGAAATACCACAAGTAAAAAGAGTTAAAGGTCGTGGATTAATGCTCGGATTAGAATTTGATTTTGAAGTAGCTGGGCTGCGGAAAAAATTAATTTATGACCAACATTTATTTACCGGGGGCGCTAAAGATAAAAATGTTCTCAGAATTTTACCAGCTTTGAACATTACAGAAGAGCACTTGGATATTTTCTTTGGCAAATTGAAACAAGAATTAAAATAG
- a CDS encoding acetylornithine carbamoyltransferase, whose product MNYLSIEDIDSLPNWVKEARLQKNNPRQNESIGKGKTLCLLFFNNSLRTRLSTQKAAINLGMEVMVMNFGSEGWALEYEDGTIMDQGTSEHIKEAAQVVSQYADIIAIRAFAGLQDKEKDEAEEVLNGFVNYASVPIVNMESSIGHPLQALADAITIAEHRTKTRPKVVLSWAPHPKALPHAVANSFVEMMQLQDADFVITHPKGYELNIEITKNSTIEYDQDEALKNADFVYVKNWSSYLDYGKILHKDSDWMMTEEKLGKAKFMHCLPVRRNVVVTDGVLDNGKSLVIEQANNRTYAAQIVLKKILEKK is encoded by the coding sequence ATGAACTACCTATCCATAGAGGACATAGATTCGCTACCCAATTGGGTTAAGGAAGCCAGGCTTCAAAAAAACAACCCAAGGCAAAATGAATCCATCGGTAAGGGAAAGACCCTCTGTCTCCTATTCTTCAATAACAGCTTACGGACGCGTTTGAGTACCCAAAAAGCAGCCATAAACCTTGGGATGGAGGTCATGGTCATGAATTTTGGTAGTGAAGGCTGGGCATTGGAATACGAAGATGGGACAATTATGGACCAAGGAACATCGGAGCATATTAAGGAGGCTGCACAAGTAGTTTCACAATACGCGGATATTATCGCTATCCGTGCTTTTGCAGGATTGCAAGACAAGGAAAAAGATGAGGCTGAAGAAGTGCTAAATGGCTTTGTAAATTACGCCAGTGTCCCCATAGTAAATATGGAAAGCTCCATTGGCCATCCCTTACAGGCTCTTGCCGATGCCATCACCATAGCTGAGCATCGTACCAAAACACGGCCCAAAGTTGTACTTTCCTGGGCACCACATCCCAAAGCATTGCCCCATGCTGTGGCGAATTCTTTTGTTGAGATGATGCAACTCCAAGATGCCGATTTTGTCATAACCCATCCAAAGGGCTATGAACTTAATATAGAAATTACGAAAAATAGCACTATTGAATATGACCAAGATGAGGCATTAAAAAACGCAGATTTCGTCTACGTGAAAAACTGGAGCAGCTATTTGGATTATGGAAAAATCCTACACAAAGATTCTGATTGGATGATGACGGAAGAAAAATTGGGAAAAGCAAAATTTATGCATTGTTTACCTGTGCGAAGAAATGTAGTTGTAACCGATGGAGTGCTAGACAATGGTAAAAGTCTGGTTATTGAGCAGGCAAATAATAGAACCTATGCCGCACAAATTGTTTTGAAAAAAATATTGGAAAAAAAATAG
- a CDS encoding SDR family NAD(P)-dependent oxidoreductase, whose protein sequence is MSLKLMDKVCIVTGATSGMGKAIAKTFHAQGAKLVLSGRNTERGQSLAKELTNSVFLAGDVSEVEYNEQLVELSIENFGKLDIVSINAGILGLGDVVSLSPSDWHSTLNTNLSAIFYLSKYSIPHLKRSHGTLLINASIAAFKSFPNHPAYCASKAASVALMKQMAVEYAPEVRVNAICPGPVDTPLLWESAKAFDEPEKAIENAEKATLLNRLGTPEDIAKLALFMVSADASWITSTAMTIDGGILNV, encoded by the coding sequence ATGAGCTTGAAGCTAATGGATAAAGTCTGTATTGTAACCGGCGCGACGAGCGGCATGGGTAAGGCGATTGCCAAAACTTTTCATGCGCAAGGGGCTAAATTGGTGCTATCCGGAAGAAATACGGAACGTGGTCAAAGCTTGGCAAAAGAACTGACGAATTCGGTGTTCCTAGCGGGTGACGTTAGCGAAGTTGAGTATAACGAACAACTCGTTGAACTTTCTATTGAAAATTTCGGCAAATTGGATATCGTATCCATTAACGCCGGCATCTTGGGTCTAGGTGACGTTGTGAGTTTATCGCCATCAGATTGGCATTCGACTTTAAACACCAATCTGAGCGCTATTTTTTATTTATCAAAATACAGTATTCCTCATTTAAAACGGTCTCATGGCACCCTGCTAATTAATGCTTCCATAGCGGCGTTCAAAAGTTTTCCAAATCATCCAGCCTATTGTGCTTCTAAAGCAGCTTCTGTCGCCTTAATGAAGCAAATGGCGGTAGAATATGCGCCGGAAGTTAGGGTCAATGCCATTTGTCCAGGACCCGTAGACACGCCATTGTTATGGGAATCCGCTAAAGCATTTGATGAACCCGAAAAGGCTATTGAAAATGCGGAAAAGGCTACGCTGTTGAACCGGTTAGGAACGCCTGAGGACATAGCCAAATTAGCATTGTTCATGGTTTCGGCGGATGCTTCATGGATTACGAGCACAGCAATGACCATAGATGGCGGTATCCTAAATGTATAA
- the argB gene encoding acetylglutamate kinase yields MKEKLSIVKIGGNVIENTEELAVFLELFATLKGSKILVHGGGKKASEILNKMGIEPKMTGGRRITDAESLEVITMVYGGLTNKNIVAQLQAHACNAIGLSGADGNTIQAHKRPVKDIDYGFAGDVDGVNTKTISNLLKAGLTPVFCALTHDGKGQILNTNADTIASEIASGMGQLYDTTLYYCFEKKGVLLDVKDDDSVVKNINSETYQKLLDEKVIADGMLPKMENCFYALNRNVNKVCIGAITMLDEKTDLYTTITL; encoded by the coding sequence ATGAAAGAAAAATTATCCATAGTAAAAATAGGAGGTAATGTCATTGAGAATACGGAAGAGCTAGCTGTGTTTTTAGAGCTTTTTGCAACTTTGAAAGGTTCAAAAATATTGGTTCATGGCGGTGGAAAAAAAGCCTCTGAGATATTGAATAAAATGGGTATTGAACCTAAGATGACAGGTGGCCGAAGAATTACCGATGCTGAAAGCCTTGAAGTAATCACCATGGTCTACGGCGGTTTAACGAACAAGAATATTGTTGCCCAACTGCAAGCGCATGCTTGCAACGCCATTGGTCTTAGCGGGGCTGACGGGAATACGATTCAAGCGCACAAGCGCCCTGTAAAAGATATTGATTATGGTTTTGCAGGTGATGTTGATGGCGTAAACACCAAGACTATTTCTAATTTGTTGAAAGCAGGACTAACCCCCGTTTTCTGTGCTTTAACGCATGATGGTAAAGGACAGATCTTAAATACGAATGCAGATACGATTGCATCTGAAATTGCTAGTGGTATGGGCCAATTATATGATACCACCCTTTACTATTGCTTTGAAAAAAAGGGTGTTCTGTTGGATGTAAAGGATGATGACTCCGTAGTAAAAAACATCAACTCAGAAACCTATCAAAAACTTCTGGACGAAAAGGTAATTGCTGACGGTATGCTTCCAAAAATGGAAAATTGCTTTTACGCCTTAAATAGAAACGTAAACAAAGTCTGTATCGGGGCCATAACCATGCTGGATGAAAAAACGGATTTATACACCACAATCACCCTATGA
- a CDS encoding M20 family metallo-hydrolase — protein MMTTQKILTEKAIELLKKLISIQSFSSEEDKTADAIQDWFKEYNIPFERIHNNVFAKNKHWDENKPTLLLNSHHDTVKPNKAYTKDPFHPHIQDGKLYGLGSNDAGGSLVSLIATFTHFYAKENMNHNILMVASMEEESAGENSLRGLLPSLPKIDVAIVGEPTLMDLAIAEKGLIVFDGVVKGTPSHAAHPNNDNSIYNTIEVLEWFKNYKFQKTSEALGDVKMTVTQINAGSQHNVVPSQVELVIDVRVNDAYTNQEIADLLKSEAPCELQERGLNLNSSKIDKEHSLVQSGIALGRKTYGSPTLSDQAALTCQSLKLGPGDSTRSHSADEYIYIHEIEEGIDLYFKILNGFLKN, from the coding sequence ATGATGACAACCCAAAAAATATTGACGGAAAAAGCCATCGAACTCCTAAAAAAATTGATTTCAATTCAATCGTTTTCATCGGAAGAGGATAAAACCGCTGACGCTATACAAGATTGGTTTAAGGAATATAACATTCCTTTTGAACGTATTCATAACAACGTCTTCGCCAAGAACAAACACTGGGATGAGAACAAACCTACCCTTCTTCTTAATTCGCATCATGATACGGTTAAACCCAATAAGGCCTATACCAAAGACCCTTTTCATCCACATATACAAGATGGGAAGCTTTACGGGTTGGGGAGTAACGATGCCGGAGGTAGTTTGGTTTCCCTTATCGCAACTTTTACCCATTTCTACGCAAAAGAAAATATGAACCACAATATTCTTATGGTCGCCTCCATGGAAGAAGAGAGTGCCGGTGAAAATAGCCTAAGAGGATTGTTACCAAGTCTTCCAAAAATTGATGTGGCAATCGTGGGGGAACCTACACTTATGGATTTAGCCATTGCCGAAAAGGGATTAATCGTATTCGACGGTGTTGTAAAAGGGACTCCGTCCCATGCTGCGCACCCCAATAATGATAACTCCATATACAATACCATTGAAGTCTTGGAATGGTTTAAAAACTACAAATTCCAAAAAACCTCAGAAGCTTTGGGTGATGTAAAGATGACAGTAACACAAATCAATGCGGGAAGCCAACATAATGTTGTGCCTTCACAGGTGGAACTGGTAATCGATGTACGGGTGAACGACGCGTATACGAACCAAGAAATAGCTGATTTGCTAAAATCTGAAGCCCCTTGCGAACTGCAAGAAAGAGGATTGAATTTGAATTCCTCTAAAATTGATAAAGAACATAGTCTGGTTCAATCAGGCATCGCTTTGGGAAGAAAGACATATGGCTCCCCTACGTTGTCCGATCAGGCGGCATTGACCTGTCAATCCTTAAAATTAGGTCCCGGTGACAGTACCCGCTCCCATTCCGCAGATGAGTATATTTACATACATGAAATAGAGGAGGGGATTGATTTGTATTTTAAAATACTTAATGGATTTCTAAAGAACTAA